A DNA window from Malus domestica chromosome 12, GDT2T_hap1 contains the following coding sequences:
- the LOC114820079 gene encoding probable leucine-rich repeat receptor-like protein kinase At5g63930 yields MVMVNMSYGFLITIVVLVAALLVFESEGLNDEGQYLLKFKSGLVDRFDHLGSWNSNDFTPCGWRGVNCSSGYNPLVLSLDLSSMNLSGYLSPSIGGLVHLNYLNLSFNELTRSIPEDIGNCSSLEVLNLNDNNFIGQIPKPIATLSSLRVLNLCNNRLSGPIHEEIGNLSSLSQLIAYSNNLSGILPRSLGNLKRLRTFRAGENLISGSLPTEIGACESLEVLGLAENQLSEEMPKELGMLENLGALFLWGNQLSGVIPKELGNCTNLEILALYENKLVGEIPRELGNIAHLEKLYLYRNMLNGTVPREIGNLSLVTQIDLSENLLSGEIPVELSKIAALQLLYLFKNQFTGVIPDEFTSLTNLTKFDLSINFLTGSIPIGIQYLTELIMLQLFHNLLSGVIPQGLGVYSALWVVDLSENFLTGGVPHHLCRNSNMILLNLGSNRLTGNIPNGITSCKSLVQLRLVGNNLTGTFPSEMCKLVNLSTMELDQNKFRGAIPPEIGNCRTLQRLHLSGNYFTSELPREIGSLPQLVTFNVSSNSLSGRIPPEIFNCKTLQRLDLSNNNFSDALPSEIGTLSQLELLKLSENNLSGNIPVALGNLVRLTELQMGGNSFSGGIPAELGSLSSLQIALNLSFNNLSGQIPPQLGNLILLEFLLLNNNNLTGTIPGVFKNLLSLLVCNLSYNALVGPIPHLPFFQNMTVDSFVGNKGLCGGPLGDCATSPYSLSFPPDMAKKRPHLGKIILFAGFGHLILSEGCRVHFPRLGCGD; encoded by the exons ATGGTTATGGTGAACATGTCATATGGTTTCTTGATTACTATAGTTGTCCTTGTTGCTGCCCTTTTGGTTTTCGAATCCGAGGGGCTTAACGATGAGGGTCAATATCTTCTAAAATTCAAGAGCGGATTAGTTGATAGGTTTGATCATCTTGGTAGTTGGAATTCCAATGATTTCACACCTTGTGGATGGAGAGGAGTGAATTGCAGCAGTGGATACAATCCACTTGTGCTGTCTCTTGACTTGAGCTCAATGAATCTTTCGGGTTATTTGTCTCCGAGCATTGGCGGATTGGTTCACCTGAACTATCTTAATCTTTCTTTCAATGAACTGACTCGGAGTATACCTGAAGACATCGGAAATTGTTCGAGTTTGGAGGTTCTAAATTTGAATGACAATAACTTTATAGGTCAAATTCCTAAACCAATAGCTACGCTTTCAAGTTTACGAGTACTGAATCTCTGCAACAACAGATTATCAGGGCCTATCCATGAAGAAATTGGAAATCTTTCATCCCTGTCCCAGTTGATTGCCTACTCTAACAATCTTAGCGGAATTTTGCCGCGCTCTCTTGGAAATCTCAAAAGATTGAGGACTTTCCGGGCAGGGGAGAACTTAATATCCGGAAGCTTGCCTACAGAGATAGGTGCATGTGAGAGCTTGGAGGTTCTTGGTCTAGCGGAAAATCAGTTAAGTGAAGAAATGCCTAAGGAGCTCGGAATGCTTGAGAATTTGGGAGCTTTGTTTCTTTGGGGTAACCAGCTTTCCGGGGTTATTCCAAAGGAGCTTGGTAACTGTACAAATTTGGAAATTCTTGCCCTGTATGAGAACAAGCTTGTGGGAGAGATTCCAAGGGAGCTCGGAAACATTGCTCATCTGGAGAAGTTGTATCTTTACAGAAATATGTTGAATGGGACAGTTCCAAGAGAGATTGGCAATCTTTCTCTAGTAACACAGATTGATCTTTCGGAGAACTTGTTATCAGGAGAGATACCGGTTGAGCTCAGTAAGATAGCGGCATTGCAATTGCTTTATCTTTTCAAGAACCAATTCACAGGTGTTATTCCAGATGAGTTCACAAGCCTTACAAACCTGACTAAGTTCGACCTCTCTATCAATTTTCTCACCGGTTCAATTCCTATCGGAATCCAGTACTTGACTGAACTGATCATGCTGCAATTGTTCCACAATTTGCTGAGTGGTGTAATCCCTCAAGGCCTTGGAGTGTATAGCGCGCTTTGGGTGGTTGACTTATCCGAAAACTTCCTAACAGGGGGAGTTCCTCATCATCTCTGCAGAAATTCTAACATGATTTTGTTAAATTTGGGGTCTAACAGGCTCACTGGGAATATaccaaatggcatcacaagcTGCAAGTCATTAGTGCAGCTTCGTCTAGTTGGAAACAACCTCACGGGTACTTTTCCATCCGAAATGTGCAAACTGGTTAACCTTTCTACAATGGAGTTGGATCAGAACAAGTTCAGGGGAGCCATTCCTCCAGAAATTGGCAactgtagaactttgcaaaggcTTCACCTTTCGGGCAACTACTTCACATCGGAGCTGCCTAGAGAGATTGGTAGCCTCCCACAGTTGGTGACCTTTAATGTCTCATCCAATTCTCTTTCTGGAAGGATACCGCCTGAAATTTTCAATTGTAAAACACTTCAACGGCTTGATCTTAGCAATAACAACTTTTCAGATGCATTGCCAAGTGAGATAGGAACACTTTCTCAGTTGGAGCTTCTCAAGCTTTCTGAAAACAATCTTTCCGGAAACATACCGGTTGCGCTGGGAAACCTTGTACGTTTGACTGAGCTACAAATGGGTGGCAACTCATTCTCTGGCGGCATCCCAGCGGAGTTGGGTTCCCTTTCGAGCCTGCAGATTGCATTAAATCTCAGTTTTAACAACCTTTCCGGGCAGATACCTCCTCAGCTTGGCAATCTTATCTTACTGGAATTCCTGCTACTCAATAACAACAATTTGACAGGTACAATTCCAGGTGTTTTCAAGAATCTTTTGAGTCTACTTGTCTGCAACCTGTCGTACAATGCCTTGGTAGGGCCTATTCCTCATTTACCATTCTTTCAGAATATGACCGTTGACAGCTTTGTTGGGAATAAAGGACTCTGCGGCGGGCCTCTTGGTGATTGCGCAACATCACCATATTCACTCTCTTTTCCTCCGGATATGGCGAAGAAACGCCCCCACTTGG GAAAAATCATTCTCTTTGCCGGTTTTGGACATCTAATTTTGTCCGAAGGCTGCAGGGTTCACTTTCCAAGACTTGGTTGCGGCGACTGA
- the LOC139189931 gene encoding probable leucine-rich repeat receptor-like protein kinase At5g63930: MARGSLGKLLQGTSCSLDWTTRFMIALGAAQGRSYMHHDCKPIIFHCDIKSNNILLDDKVESRVGDFGLAKVIDMPHSTTMPVVAGSYGYVAPDYAYTLKVTEKCDIYSFGVVLLELLTGRTPVQSIEEGGDLVTWVRNYFLHHSLSSGVLDARLDLQDEATVSHMITVLKIALTCTSMSPFDRPTMREVVSMLIGSNERRKDTL, encoded by the exons ATGGCGAGAGGCAGCTTGGGAAAATTGCTTCAAGGAACATCTTGTAGTCTTGATTGGACAACGAGATTCATGATTGCTCTTGGGGCTGCTCAGGGTCGCTCTTACATGCATCATGATTGCAAACCGATAATCTTTCACTGTGATATAAAGTCCAATAACATTCTTCTTGACGACAAGGTTGAATCTCGTGTTGGGGATTTCGGGTTGGCAAAGGTGATTGACATGCCACACTCTACGACTATGCCTGTAGTTGCAGGTTCTTATGGATATGTTGCTCCTG ATTATGCATACACTTTGAAAGTCACAGAAAAATGTGACATCTACAGCTTCGGAGTAGTCCTTCTGGAGTTGCTGACCGGCAGAACGCCTGTACAATCGATAGAGGAAGGCGGTGACCTGGTAACATGGGTAAGAAACTATTTTCTGCACCATTCGTTGTCTTCAGGAGTACTCGATGCTCGATTAGATTTACAAGATGAAGCTACTGTCTCTCACATGATTACTGTCTTGAAAATTGCTTTGACGTGCACAAGTATGTCCCCTTTCGACCGCCCGACCATGAGAGAAGTTGTTTCCATGCTCATTGGGTCAAATGAGAGGAGAAAGGACACACTTTGA